In Metasolibacillus fluoroglycofenilyticus, a single window of DNA contains:
- a CDS encoding DUF5694 domain-containing protein has protein sequence MIEQLTSIIQQGDIIKLYKFINSPEYIVNDHKIYLDLMQLDDEIAFEWVSKYWYYRNLRIAHNIKKSLKPETKRAIILYGAGHNYLLKQQLEDDSSITVIQYGSCPKSRA, from the coding sequence ATGATTGAACAACTAACTTCCATTATTCAACAAGGTGACATAATCAAGCTATACAAATTCATTAACTCACCTGAGTACATAGTAAATGATCATAAAATATATTTAGATTTAATGCAATTAGACGATGAAATTGCCTTTGAATGGGTATCAAAATATTGGTATTACCGCAACTTACGAATCGCCCATAATATTAAAAAATCACTTAAGCCAGAAACAAAGCGAGCGATTATTTTATATGGCGCTGGACATAACTATTTGTTAAAGCAACAATTAGAGGATGATTCATCAATTACAGTGATTCAATATGGCAGCTGTCCCAAAAGCCGTGCGTAG
- a CDS encoding UvrD-helicase domain-containing protein yields the protein MVKSIIEWKPSEGLILEQAALNALKDLKNSLVVAGPGAGKTELLAQKACFLLETNSCVNPHKILAISFKKDAAINLKDRIKLRLSKNCESRFISQTFDSFAKSILDRFLYALPDEFRPDPNYEIATNDNEIVRAFSKCGVNLSSRRMKKQYIDNLTCKRVEHISGVYKDVWNKLLKGDGGIKSTLSFQMISVLAIHILETNPLILKSLRKTYSHVFLDEFQDTTKVQYALVKVCFHNSETSITAVGDNRQRIMIWAGAKEDVFDAYKRDFNSQEYTLLMNHRSAPRLLEIQKIVNNYLQDEPFSPIANSKWSEDEGVAEMWYFKDSITEAEHIAEKTRQLIDEMKISPRDICIIVKQNVQQFCDDIVGVLENINIQARNEVNFQDLLKEDIVLLIINTLKAALNVKDSDAWIFIWDAKIFFEGKSSIYNPNSIDKLRKQLKIMLRDTKTKLNRISDQQELTSLLSEIVDFYDLNKIKKHYPQYSQGHYINKLRGDLTKYLYQYYLSTNDWFAAINSFEGHDSIPIMTIHKSKGLEFEVVFFVGFDDNSFWSFATQTGEDTCTFFVGLSRSKRHLFFTFSENRFGGYRTNSNISILYQMLKESSVVEEKFIGYN from the coding sequence ATGGTGAAATCAATTATTGAATGGAAACCAAGTGAAGGGTTAATATTAGAGCAAGCAGCTTTAAACGCTCTCAAAGATTTAAAGAATTCTTTAGTAGTTGCTGGACCAGGAGCAGGTAAAACAGAACTTTTAGCTCAAAAAGCTTGTTTTTTATTAGAAACAAATAGTTGTGTAAATCCCCATAAAATTTTAGCGATAAGTTTTAAAAAAGATGCAGCTATAAATTTAAAGGATAGAATAAAACTTAGGTTATCTAAAAATTGTGAATCTAGATTTATATCACAAACTTTTGATTCTTTTGCTAAAAGCATATTAGATAGATTTTTATACGCATTACCCGATGAATTCAGACCAGATCCAAATTATGAGATAGCTACAAATGATAATGAAATTGTGAGAGCCTTTTCAAAATGTGGAGTAAATTTATCCAGTAGGAGGATGAAGAAACAGTATATTGATAATTTAACTTGCAAAAGGGTGGAGCATATCTCAGGGGTTTATAAAGACGTTTGGAACAAATTACTTAAAGGCGATGGGGGTATTAAATCAACTTTAAGCTTTCAAATGATATCGGTTTTAGCAATTCATATTTTAGAGACTAATCCCTTGATTCTTAAATCATTAAGAAAAACATATTCTCATGTGTTTTTAGATGAGTTTCAAGATACAACAAAAGTGCAATATGCTTTAGTTAAAGTTTGTTTTCATAATTCAGAAACATCAATTACTGCCGTTGGAGATAACAGACAACGAATAATGATTTGGGCAGGTGCTAAAGAAGATGTATTTGATGCGTACAAAAGAGATTTTAATTCACAGGAATACACGCTCTTAATGAACCATAGATCGGCACCTAGATTGTTAGAAATACAAAAAATAGTTAATAATTATCTGCAAGATGAACCGTTTTCTCCTATTGCAAATTCTAAATGGTCTGAAGATGAGGGTGTTGCTGAGATGTGGTACTTCAAAGATTCCATAACTGAGGCAGAACATATTGCTGAAAAAACAAGACAATTAATAGATGAAATGAAAATTTCGCCTAGAGATATTTGTATTATTGTTAAGCAAAATGTCCAACAATTTTGTGATGATATAGTTGGAGTATTGGAAAATATAAATATTCAGGCTCGAAATGAAGTCAACTTTCAAGATTTGTTAAAAGAGGATATAGTTTTGCTAATTATTAATACATTAAAGGCTGCTTTAAATGTTAAAGATAGTGATGCATGGATATTCATATGGGATGCAAAGATTTTCTTTGAAGGTAAATCAAGCATATACAACCCTAATAGTATTGATAAATTGAGAAAACAACTTAAAATAATGTTAAGGGATACAAAAACAAAATTAAATCGAATAAGTGATCAACAGGAGTTAACAAGTCTATTAAGTGAAATAGTGGATTTTTATGATTTAAATAAAATTAAGAAACATTATCCGCAGTATTCACAAGGTCATTACATCAATAAATTACGTGGGGACTTAACGAAGTATTTATATCAATATTATTTGTCAACAAATGATTGGTTCGCAGCAATTAATTCATTTGAAGGACACGATTCAATTCCGATAATGACAATTCATAAAAGTAAAGGATTGGAGTTTGAAGTTGTATTTTTTGTAGGATTTGACGATAATTCTTTTTGGAGTTTTGCAACTCAAACAGGTGAAGATACATGTACTTTTTTTGTAGGACTTTCACGTTCGAAAAGACACCTTTTTTTCACATTTTCTGAAAACCGTTTTGGAGGCTATCGTACCAATTCTAATATTTCGATACTTTATCAAATGTTAAAAGAATCAAGTGTAGTAGAAGAAAAATTTATAGGATATAATTAA
- a CDS encoding DUF2500 domain-containing protein, protein MYFDEDPFGNMMFTIGPIFIFVVFIIIIGMFIFTAVKGVSQWNANNNSPKLTVPALVVTKRTDVSRNRHHTNDHTHTTSSTWYFVTFQFESGDRTEFSLTGTQYGMLAEGDLGKLTFQGTRYLGFERRE, encoded by the coding sequence ATGTACTTTGATGAAGATCCTTTTGGGAATATGATGTTTACAATTGGTCCTATATTTATTTTCGTCGTTTTTATTATCATTATTGGGATGTTTATTTTTACTGCTGTGAAAGGTGTTTCTCAGTGGAATGCAAACAACAATTCCCCAAAGCTTACGGTTCCAGCTTTAGTTGTGACGAAAAGAACAGATGTGTCGAGAAATCGTCATCATACAAATGATCATACACATACCACATCCTCAACGTGGTATTTTGTGACCTTTCAATTTGAAAGTGGTGATCGCACGGAATTTTCCTTAACTGGCACGCAGTACGGCATGTTGGCGGAGGGGGATTTAGGAAAGCTCACTTTCCAAGGGACACGTTATCTTGGGTTTGAACGTAGGGAATAA
- a CDS encoding DUF5694 domain-containing protein has product MDLQKQLNTIYHSTDWNTDFKENEIYQIGFRLAKMLKHNTIYAVDWNEQPDDSIDLGLIAKGKSKEAYKK; this is encoded by the coding sequence ATTGATTTACAGAAACAATTAAATACAATTTATCACTCAACTGATTGGAATACAGACTTTAAGGAAAATGAAATTTATCAAATTGGCTTTCGATTAGCCAAAATGCTTAAGCACAATACCATTTACGCCGTTGATTGGAATGAGCAACCAGACGACTCGATTGATTTAGGACTTATTGCAAAAGGAAAATCAAAGGAAGCGTATAAAAAATAA
- a CDS encoding ATP-dependent nuclease: protein MKSIKCKEKGICMKLTKLVLNNYRSFGPTDTIIHISDLTAFIGHNSSGKTTVLSALQKMFGNSKITKSDFHIPLDKTSEEIMENKFYIEAHFEFFDEDGEGAEEDDYGIAQYFESFRVEQPGGNPYIVIRLDASYEKGSSPEGIIDYKFHYVVNRGEDGLKPISAHDRDKIQVIYIPAVRNPSEQLKNATGTILWRILTQINWKDSDKENINAKIRELDEEVANQSGVSRVKDIISTQWKNYHNDHRYNIANIKFGSSDLENILKKLEVEFTPTHTEKAFKVDELGDGLKSLFYLTLIDSLLELEKEAIMEIKTRVAEDERILNIDPPALTLILVEEPENHVSPHLLGKVIKKLNNIRSRNNSQVMLTSHSPSIIKRIDPTEIRHLRVENGTTIAKEITLPDKQDESYKYVKEAIKAYPELYFSSLVVLGEGDSEEILIPKFLSLYMDHLDTVGISVVPLGGRHVNHFWKLLNQLKIPNITLLDLDREREGGGMGRVKYAIKQLIKNGVNSSEILALKGGGILSDEDFEKMHQWSDDVIDSWTTMLEKYNVYFSSPLDIDFLMLERFLDAYLETLETNEGPVIQIDKDQKQKRIHELNEAEKQTLAYQERIESDVKRALKKNGGDGQTYTKEQKELMIWYSYFFLTRGKPVTHLQALNNLNDDVLKANSPDVFIRLAQKVQLLLNIED from the coding sequence TTGAAATCAATAAAATGTAAAGAGAAAGGGATTTGTATGAAATTAACTAAACTAGTATTAAATAATTACCGCAGTTTTGGACCAACTGACACAATAATTCATATTTCAGATTTAACAGCCTTTATAGGTCATAACAGTTCAGGAAAAACTACTGTATTGAGTGCGCTGCAAAAGATGTTTGGAAACTCTAAAATAACTAAATCTGATTTTCATATTCCTTTAGATAAAACTTCAGAAGAAATTATGGAAAATAAATTTTACATAGAAGCTCACTTTGAATTTTTTGATGAGGATGGTGAAGGGGCAGAAGAGGATGATTATGGAATTGCTCAATATTTTGAAAGCTTTAGAGTAGAACAACCCGGTGGAAATCCATATATTGTTATACGTTTAGATGCGAGTTATGAAAAAGGAAGTTCTCCCGAAGGAATAATCGATTATAAGTTCCATTATGTTGTGAATAGAGGGGAAGACGGACTTAAACCAATTTCAGCTCATGATAGAGATAAGATACAAGTTATTTATATTCCAGCAGTTAGAAATCCATCTGAACAATTGAAAAATGCTACTGGGACGATATTATGGAGAATTCTAACCCAAATAAATTGGAAAGACTCTGATAAAGAAAATATAAATGCTAAAATCCGCGAACTAGATGAGGAAGTAGCAAATCAATCTGGAGTATCAAGAGTAAAAGATATAATTTCTACTCAATGGAAAAATTATCATAATGATCATAGATACAATATAGCTAATATAAAGTTTGGTAGTAGTGATTTGGAAAATATATTAAAAAAGTTAGAAGTAGAATTTACTCCGACACATACAGAAAAAGCATTTAAGGTAGATGAACTAGGTGATGGATTAAAATCTCTATTTTATTTAACGTTAATAGACTCTCTATTAGAATTAGAAAAAGAAGCAATAATGGAAATAAAGACTAGAGTTGCTGAAGATGAACGAATATTAAATATTGATCCACCGGCATTAACGCTTATATTAGTTGAAGAGCCAGAAAATCATGTGAGTCCACATCTTTTAGGTAAGGTTATAAAAAAATTAAATAATATACGTAGTAGAAATAATTCTCAAGTAATGTTAACTTCTCATAGCCCATCTATTATTAAACGTATTGATCCTACAGAAATACGTCATTTAAGAGTTGAAAATGGGACAACTATTGCAAAGGAAATTACTTTACCTGACAAACAGGATGAATCCTATAAATATGTTAAAGAAGCGATTAAAGCTTATCCAGAATTGTATTTTTCATCATTAGTTGTATTAGGAGAAGGCGATAGTGAGGAAATTTTAATACCAAAATTCCTTAGTTTATATATGGATCACTTAGACACAGTTGGTATATCTGTAGTTCCTTTAGGCGGTCGACATGTAAATCATTTTTGGAAACTTTTAAATCAATTAAAAATACCCAATATTACATTATTAGATTTAGATAGAGAAAGAGAAGGAGGTGGTATGGGAAGAGTTAAATATGCTATTAAGCAACTTATTAAGAATGGTGTTAATAGTAGTGAAATTTTAGCTCTTAAAGGCGGAGGAATATTGTCTGATGAAGATTTTGAAAAGATGCATCAATGGAGTGATGATGTTATCGATTCCTGGACAACAATGCTTGAAAAATATAATGTGTACTTCTCATCCCCATTAGATATCGATTTCTTAATGTTAGAAAGATTTCTAGATGCTTATTTAGAGACTTTAGAAACAAATGAAGGACCAGTAATTCAAATAGATAAGGACCAGAAGCAAAAGCGAATTCATGAATTAAATGAAGCGGAAAAGCAAACTTTAGCTTACCAAGAAAGAATTGAAAGTGATGTTAAGAGGGCCTTAAAGAAAAACGGTGGAGATGGGCAAACTTATACTAAAGAGCAAAAGGAATTAATGATCTGGTATAGTTATTTCTTCCTGACAAGAGGGAAGCCTGTGACCCACTTGCAAGCACTAAATAATTTAAATGATGATGTATTAAAAGCTAATTCTCCGGATGTATTTATAAGATTAGCTCAGAAAGTGCAGTTACTCCTAAATATTGAGGATTGA
- a CDS encoding CRISPR-associated helicase/endonuclease Cas3 — translation MYIAHVRKSDGVEQLLKDHLCEVQQICEAIGEKFQMPKVFGLAGLLHDVGKYSDDFQIYLRDAIANPEEPPRRGSVNHSTAGGRLLMEKFHKGPRFMPVMIEMVANAIYSHHGQLHDFIDSEGNSSPFLNRADNEKIPMLQIRERFFNEVMPEEQFDKYVMQAASEFQSFLQKHFQKDELQQILYKFSPLLTMTIYSSLIDADRTNSREFDENSQIASQQPIQEKFKQYLIELESSLKKMQEEAIPNEITKLRQEMSENCANKADLPTGIYSLSIPTGGGKTLASLRFALEHAIKHGKERIIYIIPFTTIIEQNAQAVRELLKTDEVLEHHSNVVDDVGPAKTYEEMLLQRKLNQAKDNWDSPIVFTTMVQYLNSFYSGKSRNLRRMHNLANAVLIFDEVQSVPVKCVSLFNETINFLSKYAKSTVLLCTATQPALQYVEQRIEVNEEIIDNLPRIEKAFKRTNIVRMDEHLEWNTEQLADFIEKKLEDVKSILIISNNKKTTKNLYEKFKDLPYVYHLSTGMCPAHRKEKLKQMTKNLKAGKLVLCMSTQLIEAGVDVSFECVMRSLAGVDSIAQAAGRCNRNGEVQQRNVYVFKHAEEVLSKLPTIEKGQRCASHLLRDIEERNLFEGELLSSPAIEFYFKQYYENLALELDFPVRNLDKTLHQLLFTNDVKRLRKLDVVLSQSFDTAAKHFEVIEANTEAILVPYGEGEEVIAQLASHEPVDYKVFLKKAQQFSVNVFPHEFRALQQEQLIRPVDFGTFKIWLAMENAYDEEYGLSVSGEAGLNILTL, via the coding sequence ATGTACATTGCACATGTAAGAAAATCAGATGGTGTGGAGCAATTACTAAAGGACCATTTATGTGAAGTGCAGCAAATATGTGAAGCGATTGGTGAGAAATTTCAGATGCCAAAGGTTTTTGGTTTGGCAGGATTATTACATGATGTTGGGAAGTATAGCGATGATTTTCAAATATACTTACGTGATGCGATAGCAAATCCTGAGGAGCCACCTAGACGAGGAAGTGTCAATCATTCAACTGCTGGTGGAAGGTTGTTGATGGAGAAGTTCCATAAAGGACCGCGTTTCATGCCTGTTATGATTGAAATGGTTGCCAATGCTATTTATTCCCATCATGGGCAGTTGCATGATTTTATTGATAGTGAAGGCAATTCTTCTCCCTTTTTAAATCGAGCTGATAATGAAAAAATACCGATGCTTCAAATTAGAGAGCGATTTTTTAATGAAGTTATGCCTGAAGAACAGTTTGATAAATACGTGATGCAGGCTGCTTCAGAGTTTCAAAGCTTTCTACAAAAACATTTTCAAAAAGATGAGTTACAGCAAATTTTATATAAATTCTCTCCATTATTAACGATGACCATTTATAGTAGTTTAATTGACGCGGACCGAACGAATTCACGTGAGTTTGATGAAAATAGTCAGATAGCCTCCCAACAACCCATTCAAGAAAAGTTCAAGCAATATTTAATAGAATTAGAGAGTAGCTTAAAAAAGATGCAAGAGGAAGCAATTCCAAATGAAATTACTAAACTGCGTCAAGAAATGTCGGAAAATTGTGCGAATAAGGCAGATTTACCTACTGGCATTTATTCTTTATCTATCCCAACAGGCGGTGGGAAAACGCTCGCAAGCTTACGTTTTGCATTAGAACATGCGATAAAGCACGGAAAAGAACGCATTATTTATATTATTCCATTTACAACCATTATCGAGCAGAACGCGCAGGCTGTCCGCGAACTACTGAAAACAGATGAAGTATTGGAGCATCATAGCAATGTGGTAGACGATGTGGGTCCTGCAAAAACATATGAAGAAATGCTGCTGCAACGTAAGCTTAATCAAGCAAAGGATAATTGGGATTCTCCGATTGTTTTTACAACGATGGTGCAATACTTAAACAGTTTTTATAGCGGAAAGAGTCGTAATTTAAGGCGGATGCATAATTTGGCGAATGCAGTACTAATTTTTGATGAAGTGCAGTCGGTACCTGTCAAATGCGTATCACTTTTCAATGAAACGATTAATTTTTTGTCAAAATACGCAAAATCAACGGTGTTACTGTGCACGGCAACGCAACCGGCATTGCAATATGTCGAGCAGCGAATCGAGGTTAATGAAGAAATCATTGACAATTTGCCTAGGATTGAAAAGGCTTTTAAGCGCACAAATATTGTCCGAATGGATGAGCATTTGGAATGGAATACCGAACAGCTTGCCGACTTTATCGAAAAGAAGCTAGAGGACGTAAAAAGTATTTTAATCATTTCTAACAATAAAAAAACAACAAAAAATTTATATGAGAAATTTAAAGATTTACCTTATGTCTATCATTTGAGTACGGGCATGTGTCCAGCTCATCGAAAAGAAAAGCTAAAGCAAATGACTAAGAACTTAAAGGCAGGGAAGCTAGTGCTTTGTATGAGCACCCAATTAATAGAAGCCGGCGTAGACGTAAGTTTTGAATGTGTTATGCGTTCATTAGCAGGTGTAGATTCCATCGCACAAGCTGCGGGTCGCTGTAATCGCAATGGGGAAGTGCAGCAGCGTAATGTCTATGTATTCAAGCATGCGGAGGAAGTGTTGTCGAAGCTTCCGACCATTGAAAAGGGACAGCGCTGTGCTAGTCATTTACTGCGGGATATTGAGGAAAGAAATTTATTTGAAGGTGAACTATTATCCTCCCCCGCGATTGAATTTTATTTTAAACAGTATTATGAAAACCTTGCACTAGAGCTAGATTTTCCAGTGCGAAATTTAGATAAAACTTTACATCAATTATTGTTTACGAACGATGTAAAGCGATTAAGGAAATTAGACGTTGTTTTATCACAAAGCTTCGATACTGCTGCAAAGCATTTTGAAGTGATTGAAGCAAATACAGAAGCTATTCTTGTACCATATGGCGAAGGTGAGGAGGTAATTGCTCAGTTGGCAAGTCACGAGCCAGTTGATTATAAAGTATTTTTAAAGAAAGCGCAGCAATTTTCGGTCAATGTTTTCCCGCATGAGTTTAGAGCGCTTCAACAGGAACAGCTTATTCGCCCGGTAGACTTTGGTACATTTAAAATTTGGCTTGCGATGGAAAATGCCTATGATGAAGAATATGGTCTTTCAGTCAGTGGAGAAGCAGGCTTAAATATATTAACACTTTGA
- a CDS encoding reverse transcriptase domain-containing protein: protein MTSNEFREFKKDYLKPNPNSDSYGIPQGSSMSAVCSNVHLIDFDKEISEWCKKKSANSMYRRYCDDLIVIIPIENQNKGEFATILNKLIGIIDKYKSDGLDVQPEKTEIRLWNGNNILDEQLQPSKLDYLGFVTDGQMIQLRKKAFSIITPEHIAKPKQ from the coding sequence ATGACTTCAAATGAATTTAGGGAATTTAAAAAGGATTATTTAAAACCAAACCCTAACTCAGATTCTTATGGCATTCCACAAGGATCAAGTATGAGCGCAGTTTGCTCTAATGTGCATTTAATTGATTTTGATAAAGAAATAAGCGAGTGGTGCAAGAAAAAGTCCGCTAATTCAATGTATAGACGGTATTGTGATGACTTGATTGTAATTATTCCTATTGAAAATCAAAATAAAGGTGAATTCGCAACAATCCTAAATAAATTAATTGGAATCATTGATAAATATAAAAGTGATGGTTTAGATGTGCAACCTGAAAAAACAGAAATACGATTATGGAATGGTAACAATATACTAGATGAGCAATTACAGCCATCTAAATTAGATTACTTAGGGTTTGTGACCGATGGACAGATGATTCAATTAAGGAAAAAAGCCTTTTCAATTATTACACCAGAGCATATCGCAAAGCCAAAACAGTAA